The genomic segment TCCGGGGAGGTCGAGGAcgaaaagttttcgaaaattgtccTGCAGGCTCAAAACGATTACCGCCGGAACATGACATTGGCATCTCTCGAGAGAAGTAGGTTGTAGGTATAGTATAGGCAAAGGGATCGCTCGTTGAGAAGCTTGACGTTGACGATGATAAAAATCAACCCGACACTGCGCTGTCTGGCGTAAGCTTCGAATGGGGAATGTAGGGGTATGGAGGAAAATGAATGCCGCTCCGCTGTGAATGAAGTGAAGAACACtcttgaagaaaaaagtaaaatgtaCAACTCCTGGGGCAGATTGTCGTCAGAATGTCTACCAGTTTCGATTGATAATCGTGTGCCTTGGAATTTTCTATGGATTTCAAGTAATGCACTTTCAAGGTTTTCTATCCAGTGAGATGTCGATGTGATTGTGAACACTTGGTTTCAAAAGACTTTATAACAAAATccgaaaactttgaatttgtttaaaggAATCCATAATGTTGATAATTTTATATGTTTGGAGGTTCAAATTACTTATACCTAAGTactaaaatgaccaaaagtCAGGTTACAACTTTTAAATAAGTAAGAACTCAAATTGGTGAATTCAATGATTCACAACTTGTGGACCACAAGTCAACTTTTTGGTTTGAATACagcaattaatatttttttaaatattaataacttttaaaatggaaattgcgtttttaatttgaatcggTAATAAATTGTAATACCTGTTAACAATAATCTCGACTATAGAATTGTTAGGGGCGACAAATTGAACTGTGAGAGCTACGGAGCGAttactgtcctcaatgccgcctacaaagtgttgtcctgAATCCTGCTGCGTCGCCTAACATCACAAgtaaacagattcgtgggaagtcatcaggtcagcttcatggagggacggtctgcgacggaccagatcttcactctacggcaaatccttcaaaaatgccTGACCAGaatgatcaaggcgacgataaatggaacgcagtgctgtgtgcggatctcagGTGAATTTTCGAGTTTATCGAATAGCGCAAGGGGCTTCGGCAATGccatggtctatcctgcatgatatacaacgtggcgctagaaggtgttattcgacaagTGGtgggcagggttgccaacatttattttcaaaaatcagggaactcgcgaaataaaaatcaggcaaaatcaggctacgtaaaagtaacggaaatttcgctcaaagtgatgacctttgtttttttttttggtcatcgctccacattttcactccaatatgtgttgtgagcagTGAATCAAATTGTCCCTGATATTATCTCAAAACAAGCGACAAAGTAGACGTGTGGTTTTGTCTTTATTCTCTCTCTGTGCGACAACCTTTTGTCTCTTCCGTGTGTGTATCATGACAAAATGAAATAGGCAATGAAGAATTGTCGCGTCGTTGAGAAGATAATgacaaattctaatgggaaatTGTCCTGAAATTTACAACTTGGGACAATCAGCTTCGCTTATGTGGGTAATCTATCTGATTTCGTAATAATGATAAATTATGTGACCAGATCATAAGCTATCTGAGAAGAGGTCTTGGCCTAACTTTAAGGGAAACTATGCTAGAAGTAGTACAGGGACACTATTTCGAGGCCGTGGCCAATCTGGCaagttccggaacgaaatatgtcaaagttatcggattgaaACTTTCGACATATTgatggaaagctcttggcctctccATAAACGAAATCGATAGGAGAAGTGATTCGGGGACACTTGATCGttgccatggccaatctggccggttccggaacgaaatatgtcaaagtcatcggattgagacttgcgacatatcgaaagaaagctcttggcctgaaCATGAGAGGAATCGATAAGAGAAGCAATTCGGGGACActgggtcgtggccatggccaatccGGCCGGTTCtggaacgaaatatgtcaaagtcatCGGATcgagacttgcgacatattgatagaaagctcttggcctgaatatgaagggaatcgataggagaaTCGATTCGGGGACTTTGGGTAGTGGTCATGGCCAATtcggccggttccggaacgaaatatgtcaaagtcatCCGATcgagacttgcgacatattgatagaaagctcttggcctggaCATGAAGGGAATCGATAGAAGCAATTCGGGGGCACTGGGTCGCAGCCATGGTCAATCTGGCTGGTTTAGGAACGAAATCTATTACAGTAAGTTCCGGtacataaaaaatcatcaaaacggGTGAATTGATGAATATTGGTTGTAAGATTTTAATGAGATCTACTGGAATCATAAATGGCtggaattttaaataaggaGCACTTTCTAATGTTAAaagtaatatttattttattaaagacaaaacataaacttaataaaaaatagtaagaaaaaagaaaatgttagTTTGAAGTTTGGATTTGTAAAGCATCGTGAACGGCGGACTCAACAAGTTGTTTGTTGAGTTTAACcttaaacacattttggataCTACCTCCAGATAGGCGATTACGCTAGTTAGTAAAGACCCTGTTGAACGAAGAAAAATCGCGTTCAACATCTAACTGGGATGATGCTACGGCCATAACAACTTTAGCAATGTCTGAGTAGCGAACATCTtgaactttgacatatttcgttccggaactgGCCGGATTAGCCATGACCACTACCCAAAGTCCCCGAATCGAttctcctatcgattcccttcatgttcaggccaagagctttctttcgatatgtcgcaagtctcaattCGATGACTTcgacatatttcgttccggaaccggccagattggtcATGACCACGACCCGAAGTCCCCGAATCGATTTTCCTATCGATTCCCTTCATGttcaggccaagagctttctatcaatatgtcgcaagtctcgATCCGatgactttgacatatttcgttccggaaccggccggATTGGCCATGACCACGACCCAAAGTCCCCGAATCGAttctcctatcgattcccttcatgttcaggccaagagctttctatcaatTTGTCGCAAGTCTCGATCCGATTACTTTGACAtgtttcgttccggaaccgaccagattggccatggccacgacccagTGTCCCCGAATTACTTTTCCCATCGAATCCCTTCGTaaagaggccaagagctttcttccAATATCTCGCAAGTTATGATCCGATACCTTTTAGTTGGTTTTTTGGAACCGCTTATCCTTATATTTTTCAACAGCAACAAACtaatgttctgaaaaaatattatcggGATCCATCAGCAAAGAAATTTGTCTTTATCGTTCCGAGCGTGCGACAACGAAaaagattcatttatttttgtcacGAAAAGTTCAAGTTGGGACAATGTCATTATCATTCGATAGTAGGCGATTTTTGATTCACtggttgtgagcctacttagttgaatagttctgctgcatcaaagcaatcccttcaattctctttttcaataagaattaacgggaatctttcgattgctttgattcagccattTTCACTTCAGCTACGGTACCTagtccagttccttactacccatttttcatggcattgcaaaaatcaggcaaaatcaggcatattttcaaaaatcagggaaaatcaatggcttatcaggttgtcaggcagagcctcgaaaaatcaggcaacgcctgaaaaatcaggcacattggcatctctggtggtgggcgaaatgcggggcacaattttcaacagatccagtcaaatttatctgctttgccgatgacattgatatagtcgacagatcatctgcggcggtggaagagatctaccgcaaTCTAAAACGTGAAACAGGAGGAAGGATTAGGTTAATGATTAATGCGTCCTCggcgaagtatatgctggccaaCGGATCCaatactatggactccacaagcaactgtcgagaagacttagccctcacaCGAAGTGTAGTCTGTacatgacgcttattagaccggttatTTCCTACGGGCACAAGATATGGATATCGCTCGAGAGGACCTGCGTACTCTCGGAGTATTCAAGCGACGAAAGTGAAGCTCCATTGTTGGGACCGTTTTAGTTGCGTAGTTgcggtacaaaaaaaaagttcaaaaatcgtCAACATTCTGGAGTTCACCATGATCTCTGCTTCCGCCAGCACCGTTACAAACGATTCGTCGTCTAGCTTCCTCACAATTGGAACTAATCCAAGAGATGATTTCACTTCCCGCACCATTCGCTCCCAACAATCTCCCATATGAGGAACGGCTGGAGGATTAAACTTCCACTGGGTTTGAGCAATCGTGAACGTACTTCCCAACTCTTTGTGAATCTTGCAGATCTCGTCGTTTAGCTCTCGGCAATCACCGGCAAAGTTTGTCCCCCATTGTCGGAATTGATTTCCTGTGGAGTCCCGCGTCGTGCGATGAACCTTCGAATCGCCTTCTTGTACGCATCGCTCAAGCTAGCTACTACCTCCAAGTGAACTGCTCTAACGGCAAGGTAAGTAAAATGGCAGACCCACCGCTTAGCCACGCTTCCTCCTATCTTCACTTGATAAGGCCCAAAGGTGTCTACACCTACGTAGGTAAATGGACGCACGTCCGTCTCCATCCTTACGGCTAAATGCGGTCCCATTTTGGGAGTGACCGACGTTGATTTGTACAATCGACACCACATACAGCGTTTCCTTGCTAGACGTGTCTCTACTCGTAGATGTGGCAACCGGAATTTCTGTCGGACCTCGTTGAATACGGCCTCGTCGTTGGCTTGACTGTACTTTCGTTGATAAAAACCACTAACAAGTCTGTTATTCGGTGCTTTTTAGACAGGATTATCGAATGTCCTCTCCGCTTTCTGAATGTCCGCACTAGTCGAACCAATAGAATCCACCGATTGATTACTCCCCGAAGTTCGCAAATTGTTCAAGTAGTGGTGAACGTACGCCACCCAACGAAGTATCCTCTCAAAATGCGAAATCCTCTCGTACTCCACCATTAGATGCTTGATCACATGGCTGCAGACAAACGCTTCTCGCAGTTCCAGGTTACTTTTGTCGTAGCCATATTTTTCGAAGCGCAACTTTCCATTGAAAGCGTAGAACAACGTTCCTGCACACGTTCTTCGTCATCAAAATTCGTATATAGACTGACTCGCAACGCAACGCAATCCATCCGAATCCAATTCAACCGTTTATTGAAGAAGTGTTGGTTTAGAACCCTTCAATGATATTTGCAACACACCACTACAAAGAATTTCGTTCATCCCGCGTGTTTCCATTACCACAGTTCATCATGATTTTCGTTGCCTAGAATAGAATGATCCAATTTGCATTCAAAGTGTGTTTTGAGAAAGACACTCAAAACCAACGAAAGAACGAACGAATTTAGTGTTAGTTCTGatcatgtttttctttaaattcataTTCTTGGATCCTTCtactaaattcatattcttGGATCCTTCTACTACAACTTTCATCCACAGTCTCCTCTGAAACCATCTTCCAATCTGCTTCGGTTTGTAGAGGAATTTGAGTCCTTGGAACCAATGGCTATCTACTTTGCATGTCGGTCCCTTTCTCAACTTGGTGGCTTCGTCTGCAACATTGACTTTTGTCTAAATCCACTGCCATTCTTCGACACTCGACAAACTTAAGACTGTCAACCCTGAAAGCGACGAATTGACGATGTGGTAACGATGTGTGCCCGACTCGAAGCGGTGCGACCTTCGTTTTCGACGACACAGGAGCCACTCTGATCTTCCCTCGATCCATGATGCGGAAGTAAGCGAAAGCTGCGCAGGCCTGAACATTCGCGTCCACGAACAAATGAAGCTCAATATTTTTGTAGCTTCCGGATCGAATCCTGAGAAATAGCAGCGAGGAATGCGCAATCCAGGTATGTTTCTCAGTACAGAAAGACTCTCTATCCACCGGATCACGATCTCTGTAATTCTGCTGTCCCAATCCGTGTAAGTTCGCCAAACGtcttggattaagatttttccGTGAAAGACAGATAACCCTACCACCCTGGTAAACATTTTTGTTGCCATATTCTAACGCTACATTCCATATACTTCATAGAATGATCGcatgaaagtaaaaaaacagcatttacctaccaaagtggagacaatatacatacatatatcaATGTTATTTCTTTcgaaagcgacgaaaactacaccaattgagcgcaatccgacaccttattcgtacctatcggaagaattcAAGGGAGTGCAAGATTTTTCTCTTATAGTCggcaaatcgttgccagcgacaatatcttccagttctctcattggtcaatattaggggagaggcgggctatatgcacATATTAAGGaatgcactcattttctcccgtattccaatagataggagtctgaaaactatatgcacatgagcggacatctgttttctatatgtaagagcaatttttctgttaaaatctttaacagtttttgtgaaaataattttataataaatgaagtcaaaatagccgatttccgaaaccggtgggctaaatgcgcatatttatgttttaagctatatttcatttacacttgcaatattttgaaattattcaataGAAAATGGAAGAAACGGATGTGAaacatacgtcaaggctgaaattttggtgaaatttttacatcactagttcttttgcatgaaacatagttaagtatgccatatggccatattttatggtaatattttgtgtgtattgtatttttatcggatcagtatgaagttcttcttttttcgctatAAGATCATGagttgagcgtagatttaatgtttaaatgatagaaagtaaaaatttataagactaatctatttttcttgatataggcatttaacctgcctcgATATGGGCAtacagaacctgtctcttattccaataccttatcatctacaactttgccaaaagcttcaatttgttgaatttccgatttccagatgaataagaaagaaaaaccgttaaaatttttgttcacagaacctatacgcacaataattaaagttcaacatattataacaaaactgacgaaaatcttgtttgaatttttaaatttttcgactttatataacaattttattttttcatgccatattttaaaatcgtattaccttcaaactgcactgattagatatgatgaatctctagccatatcgtctatcggctgtatgcgcatattacccaacatgcgtatttaggaacacttcctcCTACTCAAATCCCGTTTGATTTTTCGctatctggatgcactgctggatGCAGAGaaaacatgacgatgatttctCACTTCAATCCCACGTGGgagcaaaattatttcaaacatgGCTGACTATGGTAGAAAGTccaccatgtttgtaaattttgaaataaaaaaaaatcgatttaaattgACTCCAgatgacattttatacgatcttttcaatatgcagttggaattgcgattcgcaacaccgaGCTGGGAAGCCAAGCGGATCGTAGATGCTCATAACCAGGTGGAGCAATTCTCATTTCGAGGGGACTGTAGTACCCTCCAACTGTGAATCAAAATTCACATACTAACAAATGATAATGATATTGTCCCTACTTGAACTTTTCatgacaaaataaaatgtaTCTTTGTCATTGCCGCAAGCTCGAAACGATAATGACAATTGTCAATGATatcggattgagacttgcgacatataagaagaaagctcttggcctaaAGATGAAGGAAACCCATAGAAGTATTTCGAGGACActgggtcgtggccatggccaatctggccgggcGCGGAACGAAAAATGTCAATGTTATCGAGTTGAGACTTACGGCAGATGAGACGAAAGCTCTTGGCTTCAAGATGAAGGGAATCCATTGGAAAAGCATTTTGGGGACTGGGTCCTGGCCATGGCTAATCTAACCAGTTTCGGAACGAAATATATCAGTGTTATCGGATTGAGACTTGTGGCATATGAGAAGAGAGCTCTTGACCTCAAGATTAAGGGATTTTATAGGAGAGGCATAACTTTGAAATACTTTGAAACTGtccagattggccatggcaaCAACCCAGTGTCCACGAAATGCTCCTACGGATTCCCATCATCTTAAGGCCAAGAGCTTCCTTTTCatatgtctcaagtctcaatcCAATAAGTTTGACATATTTCCAGGACCCAGTGTCCCTGTACTATTCTTTACATGAGTTCTTTTATGGTTAAGCTAATATCTTTCCTCAgataggggaagagggggcataatgcccacgttaagaaaaAAGCCTTGTTTCagagtacatttgaaaagattaaatttacttttcgattgtgtttggaagtttggaatgttttttgtcgaaatctgatagttagaataactggaaggtcaaaaaaggccacaaatttaatgaagtttgaagagtaggttgaaaattggatttcaatttcagtaggggcataatgcgcatatgtgtgtacccaatcgcgccgtttaacgtttaataagtgtttattgattcaagtGCTTCCGAAAGTGTTTgtcaggtaaaaacacttctattctacttcacagatgggaAAAtatattgctacgcgcagtgctgccagatatacttaaattcttgtgaatagttaattaaatctatattaaaattaggaattttaaatatattcgtttatattcaagttatgttttccaatacaacatggaaatatctttaaaattgttgtgatgaaactgcatataaatttatacaaatatgaaacatgcttaaagataaacggacatggcgcgttttgcccctCTTAGACATGTTtgttaaaaatcgttcaaaacaataggaaaaataattgaataaggaaatttttcgttttgtgatgattttaaAGACCAATGTTCATAATTGTACCACatgtcaggtaattttttttgccgatagatgccgtaattccttacgaaagtcaaggcacaaattgcaaaGAATAtggcttcaaaaatatttttagatttttgcagaaatttatcGCAAATTTGATGctatttttttgtacataaggtttctactgttaattagaagggaataacgtaaagaaattttaaaataagtgtataactagctagatatcgcagtggAGCGTTTTGCCCACAatgggcattatacccccagttcccctaggtctttttttcctgttggggagagagaccactgcgaccattaaatTGAACTATTGTGGTATTttggtagcactacgagcacacacataaggatctccaagtgcaatctaagttcccttgaaaagatgtATCCACATGCTGCACCATTGAGGCGTAtaattccaaggtatacacggctagcatttcactaatgctaaaaccgttaaccttcatcatactatgtgtgcgaggttatgtcacgaccgggattcgatctcatgaacgttggcttagaagacaagtatgctatcctctaggccacgatctgctggctcaGATAGGTCTTgatatgatcattttttttttattatcacaaCCCCTGCTAGATTACCCACATAATCGAAGCGGATTGACctattccattttttcatgaTAAATACATATGAAGGAGAGGCAAAAGGTTGTCGCACAGAGagagaataaaaacaaaattcagcgCCGACTTTGTCGCATGTTTTGAGACAATATCCGGGACAATTTGATTCACTGCCCTCCAGTAAATGTTGGATCTTTGCGCACAACTTCAACGAAAAAACCATACTAACTTCTCGTTGTTTCCACTTCGCTCCTAACACCCGTTCGAAACCAAACTTCTTCGGTAGCATGGCTTTCGAAGGCTTCACGAACTCTACGCCCAGTTTATTCATCACGCTCTTATCGCTGGACATCCAATTGCGGATATGGAATCCCGCTGGCCTGTGGATCTCGATCACCTCCTTCAAGATTTCAACTTGACTAGGCGGTAAAGATTTTGCTGGTTACAAAtatgaattgatatttttgagCCTAGAAGACACTTCAGTCATATTCCTCCCGAAGATATTCAATtcttagtttaaaaaatgtgcCTCTAAGACTCGTGATACGagtctgatttaaaaaaaattggatccaaatagatgcttaaatattatgaattggaacgctagatctttgctggctaacaaaggtgagttctttttatttttgaaaacccaaaacatacatattgctgccatcactgaaacttttttaaagccggacaataacttgaaaagcaatgctttctttaaaattttgcgaaatgatcgacttgatcgacaaggtgggggtgtagctattgtcatcaatagtcgtctcaaatttagacttcttccttctttcaatacaaaagtcttagaaacaattggaattaaattagaaacttctatggggaaaattataattattgccgcatatttgccttttcaatgtagcggtgaacagaaaaattttttgaagggagatgtacaaaaactcaccagaaacaaatctaaattttttattattggtgactttaatgcaaaacaccgatcttggaataatatttcatcaaattcaaatgggaatattttatttaatgactgctctgcaggttattatactgttgaatatcctaatgggcatacttgtttttcttcgattagaaatccttccacaattgatttggttctaacggatttaggcgagcattgtagtcaattagttactcatgcggacctcgattcagaccaccttccagtaactttttctttatcccaaagtcccattgaaaaccctttaaaatcaacttttaactttcaaaaagctgactgggagcgatatagttattttattgaacgtaatttagatgtaaacgttccattgaattcaattgaagatattgatttggctgtagaaaatttgacaacttcaatagtcaatgctaaagccgcttcaatacccaaagttaaacataaatttaatcaacctttaattgatgatgatcttcagtttttgatacgactgaaaaacattcgtcgacgccagtATCAACGTACtcgggatccttatttgaaatttatttattgcgaccttcaaaaagagatcaaacgtcgtttaagtttcatccgtaatgaaaattttgctaaagcagtagaggacataaaaccctactcaaagccgttttggaaattaactaaaattctgaaaaagccccagaagccaattcctactttgaaagatggggataaacttcttttaactaacgcagaaaaagctcaaaaattagcccaacagtttgagtctgctcatgattttaatttaaacgttgttagtccaattgatgctcaaatttgccttgaatttgatgatattttttctaagcaaaatgtatttgaaagttcctgtgagacaaatattgatgaacttaaattgattttcaaaaaatttaaaaatatgaaagctccgggggaagatgggattttctatattcttattaaaaagttgcctgaaagcactttaaattttttagttaaaatcttcaataagtgttttcacttggcttatttttccaataaatggaaaaatgccatagtaactccaattttgaaacctggaaaaagtgcttcagagccttcaagttatcgaccaattagtttgcttccttctttaagtaaactatttgagagagttattttgaatagaatgatgattcacattaatcagaattct from the Uranotaenia lowii strain MFRU-FL unplaced genomic scaffold, ASM2978415v1 HiC_scaffold_456, whole genome shotgun sequence genome contains:
- the LOC129760126 gene encoding uncharacterized protein LOC129760126, with the translated sequence MKDKHTRRATVSSFVYKLSVGKQPMEKMSLRWEHKDMGRRSYKDAADEDVSSLLQNETQVEILKEVIEIHRPAGFHIRNWMSSDKSVMNKLGVEFVKPSKAMLPKKFGFERVLGAKWKQREYSQANDEAVFNEVRQKFRLPHLRVETRLARKRCMWCRLYKSTSVTPKMGPHLAVRMETDVRPFTYVGVDTFGPYQVKIGGSVAKRWVCHFTYLAVRAVHLEVVASLSDAYKKAIRRFIARRGTPQEINSDNGGQTLPWKFNPPAVPHMGDCWERMVREVKSSLGLVPIVRKLDDESFVTVLAEAEIM